One Bos javanicus breed banteng chromosome 10, ARS-OSU_banteng_1.0, whole genome shotgun sequence genomic window, ccttacccaggggttgaacccatgtctcctggattgcaggcagattcaccatctgagccactagggaagtcctacaGATGTGTAGAGTTGGGTTAATTGAACTAAACTAGTAGGTGGAGCTCTACCGGCAGCTTTTGACGGCAGGATGTCTCACAGGAAGTTCTCTGCTCCCAGGCACGGGTCCCTGGGCTTCCTGCCTCAGAAGCGCAGCAGCCGGCACCGCGGGAAGGTGAAGAGCTTCCCCAAGGATGACTCTTCCAAGCCCATACACCTCACTGCCTTTCTTGGCTACAAGGCTGGCATGACCCACATTGTGAGGGAGGTCGATAGGCCAGGGTCCAAGGTGAACAAGAAGGAAGTGGTGGAGGCTGTGACCATCATGGAGACTCCACCCATGGTGATTGTGGGCATCGTGGGCTACATGGAAACACCCCGAGGCCTCCGGACCTTTAAGACCATCTTTGCTGAGCATATCAGCGATGAGTGCAAAAGGCGCTTCTACAAGAACTGGCATAAGTCCAAGAAGAAGGCCTTCACCAAATACTGCAAGAAGTGGCAGGACGCAGACAGCAAGAAGCCCCTTGAGAGGGACTTCAGCAGCATGAAAAAGTACTGTCAGGTCATCCATGTCATTGCCCACACCCAGATGCGCCTGCTTCCTCTGCGCCAGAAGGCATACCTCATAGAGGTCCAGGTGAACAGAGGCACTGTGGCCGAGAAACTGGACTGGGCCCGCGAGAGGCTCGAGCAGCAGGTCCCTGTGAGCCAAGTGTTTGgccaggatgagatgattgatgtCATTGGGGTGACCAAGGGCCAAGGCTACAAAGGTGTCACCAGCCGTTGGCACACCAAGAAGCTGCCCCGTAAGACCCACTGAGGGCTGC contains:
- the LOC133256158 gene encoding large ribosomal subunit protein uL3-like — protein: MSHRKFSAPRHGSLGFLPQKRSSRHRGKVKSFPKDDSSKPIHLTAFLGYKAGMTHIVREVDRPGSKVNKKEVVEAVTIMETPPMVIVGIVGYMETPRGLRTFKTIFAEHISDECKRRFYKNWHKSKKKAFTKYCKKWQDADSKKPLERDFSSMKKYCQVIHVIAHTQMRLLPLRQKAYLIEVQVNRGTVAEKLDWARERLEQQVPVSQVFGQDEMIDVIGVTKGQGYKGVTSRWHTKKLPRKTH